A genomic segment from Branchiostoma floridae strain S238N-H82 chromosome 7, Bfl_VNyyK, whole genome shotgun sequence encodes:
- the LOC118420318 gene encoding poly [ADP-ribose] polymerase tankyrase-2-like isoform X2, whose product MAETDANEFLLGAAANGCIEGVKRALEAGADIDFDPLENWSPGNDTSLPPSTALHFACGTGQLDLVRLLLRKGASLVKRSMAACAPLHAAAVNGKTEVVDLLVQHGATVDIRDGFHDTPLMGACHFKHVDTVRRLIELGARPDLTDGYIGQRLGTEAGNQESVKLIQEARRTKLLRCCNPKCGKPGKRKTLKLCAGCKLTRYCSRDCQIQHWSVGHKKCCGHDVCSIEGPDHFQLAKKLHMYVAEQQQGPSDFYINLA is encoded by the exons ATGGCGGAAACTGATGCGAATGAATTTCTGTTGGGTGCGGCTGCGAATGGCTGTATTGAAGGCGTTAAAAGGGCATTGGAAGCTG gtgcagacattgactTCGATCCGCTGGAGAACTGGAGCCCAGGCAATGACACTTCCTTACCACCAAGCACGGCACTGCATTTTGCCTGTGGAACTGGGCAACTGGACCTAGTTAGGctgctgctccgcaagggggcgtctttGGTGAAGAGATCCATGGCCGCATGCGCTCCCCTTCACGCAGCAGCGGTCAATG GGAAAACAGAAGTGGTGGACttgctggtgcagcatggtgcaacagTAGACATACGGGACGGCTTCCATGACACGCCACTCATGGGTGCATGTCACTTCAAACATGTCGACACAGTTCGGCGACTGATTGAGCTCGGAGCAAGACCTGATTTGACCGACGGTTATATAGGCCAGAG GTTGGGAACAGAAGCCGGTAACCAAGAAAGTGTAAAACTGATACAAGAGGCGAGGAGaaccaagctgttgagatgctgcaaccctaaGTGTGGCAAACCAGGAAAAAG gaaaaccctgaagctgtgtgccgggtgcaagctgacccgctactgcagccgtgactgtcagatacaacactggtctgtcggacacaagaagtgctgtgggcatgacgtgTGCTCTATCGAGGGGCCAGACCACTTCCAATTGGccaaaaaattgcacatgtacgtAGCAGAACAACAACAAGGGCCCTCCGATTTCTATATAAATCTTGCTTGA
- the LOC118420320 gene encoding poly [ADP-ribose] polymerase tankyrase-2-like isoform X1 translates to MSEQANKLLLYAAEKGSLEGVKAALEAGADIDFDKPDTEITSSGTALFIASRFGHVDIVRLLLRKGASVVKRSRGSYAPLHMAATQGNTEIVDLLVQHGATLDIRDGFQYTPLMTACIYRKVDTARRLIELGARPDLTDGDHQVALRYSEMGAAFGSRGSKECLKLIQEAIKSKLLRCCNPACGKPGYRKSMKLCGRCKLTRYCSRDCQMQHWSVGHKKCCGHDEYPDEGLDPFQKMLKNLSVWNLLWDVLIRAGYWIVFLKLIIIIIGVGVVLGVVCRVFSWGNWT, encoded by the exons ATGTCGGAACAGGCCAATAAACTTCTGTTGTATGCTGCTGAGAAAGGCTCGCTTGAAGGCGTGAAGGCAGCTTTGGAAGCTG GTGCGGACATTGACTTCGACAAGCCGGACACCGAGATCACCAGCAGTGGCACAGCATTGTTCATCGCTTCCCGCTTCGGACATGTTGACATCGTGAGActgctgctccgcaagggggcgtccGTGGTGAAGAGATCTAGGGGTTCATATGCCCCTCTTCATATGGCTGCGACCCAAG GGAATACAGAAATAGTGGACttgctggtgcagcatggtgcaacgTTAGACATACGGGACGGCTTCCAGTACACGCCACTCATGACCGCGTGCATCTACAGAAAAGTCGACACAGCTCGGCGACTGATTGAGCTTGGAGCAAGGCCTGATTTGACCGACGGTGATCATCAGGTAGCCCTGAG ATACTCAGAGATGGGGGCAGCATTCGGAAGCCGTGGAAGCAAAGAGTGTTTGAAGCTGATACAAGAGGCGATCAAgtccaagctgttgagatgctgcaaccctgCATGTGGCAAACCCggctacag GAAATCCATGAAGCTGTGTggccggtgcaagctgacccgctactgcagccgtgactgtcagatgcaacactggtctgtcggacacaagaagtgctgtgggcatgacgaGTACCCTGACGAGGGACTAGACCCCTTCCAAAAGATGCTCAA GAATCTCTCAGTCTGGAATCTCCTCTGGGATGTCCTCATCAGAGCTGGATACTGGATTGTCTTCCtcaaactcatcatcatcatcatcggagTCGGAGTAGTCCTGGGAGTAGTTTGCAGAGTCTTCTCTTGGGGAAATTGGACTTGA
- the LOC118420320 gene encoding poly [ADP-ribose] polymerase tankyrase-2-like isoform X3, with protein sequence MSEQANKLLLYAAEKGSLEGVKAALEAGNTEIVDLLVQHGATLDIRDGFQYTPLMTACIYRKVDTARRLIELGARPDLTDGDHQVALRYSEMGAAFGSRGSKECLKLIQEAIKSKLLRCCNPACGKPGYRKSMKLCGRCKLTRYCSRDCQMQHWSVGHKKCCGHDEYPDEGLDPFQKMLKNLSVWNLLWDVLIRAGYWIVFLKLIIIIIGVGVVLGVVCRVFSWGNWT encoded by the exons ATGTCGGAACAGGCCAATAAACTTCTGTTGTATGCTGCTGAGAAAGGCTCGCTTGAAGGCGTGAAGGCAGCTTTGGAAGCTG GGAATACAGAAATAGTGGACttgctggtgcagcatggtgcaacgTTAGACATACGGGACGGCTTCCAGTACACGCCACTCATGACCGCGTGCATCTACAGAAAAGTCGACACAGCTCGGCGACTGATTGAGCTTGGAGCAAGGCCTGATTTGACCGACGGTGATCATCAGGTAGCCCTGAG ATACTCAGAGATGGGGGCAGCATTCGGAAGCCGTGGAAGCAAAGAGTGTTTGAAGCTGATACAAGAGGCGATCAAgtccaagctgttgagatgctgcaaccctgCATGTGGCAAACCCggctacag GAAATCCATGAAGCTGTGTggccggtgcaagctgacccgctactgcagccgtgactgtcagatgcaacactggtctgtcggacacaagaagtgctgtgggcatgacgaGTACCCTGACGAGGGACTAGACCCCTTCCAAAAGATGCTCAA GAATCTCTCAGTCTGGAATCTCCTCTGGGATGTCCTCATCAGAGCTGGATACTGGATTGTCTTCCtcaaactcatcatcatcatcatcggagTCGGAGTAGTCCTGGGAGTAGTTTGCAGAGTCTTCTCTTGGGGAAATTGGACTTGA
- the LOC118420320 gene encoding poly [ADP-ribose] polymerase tankyrase-2-like isoform X2: MAVNVNEALLVAAMHGSLRGVEVALKAGADIDFDKPDTEITSSGTALFIASRFGHVDIVRLLLRKGASVVKRSRGSYAPLHMAATQGNTEIVDLLVQHGATLDIRDGFQYTPLMTACIYRKVDTARRLIELGARPDLTDGDHQVALRYSEMGAAFGSRGSKECLKLIQEAIKSKLLRCCNPACGKPGYRKSMKLCGRCKLTRYCSRDCQMQHWSVGHKKCCGHDEYPDEGLDPFQKMLKNLSVWNLLWDVLIRAGYWIVFLKLIIIIIGVGVVLGVVCRVFSWGNWT, from the exons GTGCGGACATTGACTTCGACAAGCCGGACACCGAGATCACCAGCAGTGGCACAGCATTGTTCATCGCTTCCCGCTTCGGACATGTTGACATCGTGAGActgctgctccgcaagggggcgtccGTGGTGAAGAGATCTAGGGGTTCATATGCCCCTCTTCATATGGCTGCGACCCAAG GGAATACAGAAATAGTGGACttgctggtgcagcatggtgcaacgTTAGACATACGGGACGGCTTCCAGTACACGCCACTCATGACCGCGTGCATCTACAGAAAAGTCGACACAGCTCGGCGACTGATTGAGCTTGGAGCAAGGCCTGATTTGACCGACGGTGATCATCAGGTAGCCCTGAG ATACTCAGAGATGGGGGCAGCATTCGGAAGCCGTGGAAGCAAAGAGTGTTTGAAGCTGATACAAGAGGCGATCAAgtccaagctgttgagatgctgcaaccctgCATGTGGCAAACCCggctacag GAAATCCATGAAGCTGTGTggccggtgcaagctgacccgctactgcagccgtgactgtcagatgcaacactggtctgtcggacacaagaagtgctgtgggcatgacgaGTACCCTGACGAGGGACTAGACCCCTTCCAAAAGATGCTCAA GAATCTCTCAGTCTGGAATCTCCTCTGGGATGTCCTCATCAGAGCTGGATACTGGATTGTCTTCCtcaaactcatcatcatcatcatcggagTCGGAGTAGTCCTGGGAGTAGTTTGCAGAGTCTTCTCTTGGGGAAATTGGACTTGA